The genomic DNA ATGAATATCCGGCAACGAATGAATTTTCTATCGGCCTGCTCAGTTCGTCGATCTCTTCATCCAGATCGATGGATGGAGGCGATATAGTCGTGTCGGGGATGGCGAGACGCAGCTACATGGACATCATCTATGATGCTCTGGGCAGCGCTGAAAACACGCAGTTGCCGAATTTTTATGATCTTCAGGGAAGTATCGTTAAAGAACTGGAAGGGCGGAAGTACCTGAAACTCGGAGCAATGCTCTCGGGAGATGAGATGATGATGGGTACGGGGAACATCTCAACGGGGTACGAAGGAGGGGACGGGTACGAGGGAGAGTCGATGTTGTCGTGGTACAGGAGGATCGGAGCCCTCTCACTCACTTATGCTTATCGCGAGGTCGAAGATTCCGAATGGTATGGGAGGGCCATGATCGCATGGCAGCCGCACAGGTCGAATTTCGACATGAGTGGTAATGATTATGAAGCGATGGGCTGGTATGGCGGCAGGGGTACTGTCCGGATAGATGCCGGCAGACGTTTTGGCGATTATACTCTGGCTACAGGTGTGTTTTCTTCGCTGTCGATGATCGAATACGAATTGAGGTTCGGACGCGGGTTCTGGCTTGCGAGCCGCAACGAGAACTCGGCTGTGAGAATAGACAATGACGGGTTCGAGTTTATTGCGGACGGCCACAACAAATGGACCTATACAGGTATTTACGGGGAGCTGAAAAGGGAAGGCACTCGCGGCGGCATGCAACTGGGAACGAGGGTCGAGGCCTTTTCGAGAAGCCGCGAACTGTCGCTCAGCCCGAGGCTTTCCGGTCACTGGATGATCAGCGACAAGACGATGGTCCTCACCTCCTGGGGGATATTCGCGAGGGATCCAGCTGAGGATTTCGGCAACCCCGCAGCTATCGGCAACGGGTTGAAGACGGAGAAGGCGACCCAGATATCCCTGGCGTTGAGGCGAGAACTTCCGTTCGGGATCACGGGACAGGCAGGAGGGTATCTCCGGAGGGACTGGGATCTGATGATTGAATCCGAACCGGTCACTTATACGAGCGGAGGCAGGGGGCGTGGAAAGGGAATAGAAGTCGGTCTGGAGAGAAGGGCCGGTTTGTTCGAGACCGTTTTGAGCTATTCATGGACACGGGCAGAACGGATCGATGATCCGCACACCCTGACGTTCAGGCCAGACCCGGCCGCAGAATCGGTCTACAACCTGGCTCCGGCCTATGACAGCCCGTACTGGTATTCGTCACCATATGAACGAAGGCATTCGATCAGCCTGGAGATCAAGAGACATTTTTC from Candidatus Latescibacterota bacterium includes the following:
- a CDS encoding TonB-dependent receptor, with the protein product MFLVNRFLQVIVSILSIVLCVISASMAEAAVTGQVASETVVTDAVVTEPVATETVAAGAVVNVEPSFRKVSGRVVSRATGDPIKLAVINLFETGSMTLTGGDGRFEFEVPAARTNIHLAVTHVSYREIPFLEIRTDRTNDIELYLDVLLYEAPLIEVVAERRPLFPIVGQSVEMDVAKISGGALSQADPLYALKTLPQVSSASDFDGRFSIYGASPDANAFFLDGLLFSSPYHLGGLCSIYDASNIETFRFSAMPLSAASHGATGAVVEVESRTGSAGSQAGNISGYSSTGEMGGGDLSLDGKSSDEYPATNEFSIGLLSSSISSSRSMDGGDIVVSGMARRSYMDIIYDALGSAENTQLPNFYDLQGSIVKELEGRKYLKLGAMLSGDEMMMGTGNISTGYEGGDGYEGESMLSWYRRIGALSLTYAYREVEDSEWYGRAMIAWQPHRSNFDMSGNDYEAMGWYGGRGTVRIDAGRRFGDYTLATGVFSSLSMIEYELRFGRGFWLASRNENSAVRIDNDGFEFIADGHNKWTYTGIYGELKREGTRGGMQLGTRVEAFSRSRELSLSPRLSGHWMISDKTMVLTSWGIFARDPAEDFGNPAAIGNGLKTEKATQISLALRRELPFGITGQAGGYLRRDWDLMIESEPVTYTSGGRGRGKGIEVGLERRAGLFETVLSYSWTRAERIDDPHTLTFRPDPAAESVYNLAPAYDSPYWYSSPYERRHSISLEIKRHFSERFNVSVAWRANSGRPFTPIGEVYEREVGGYIASEGRRMSANLPYYSRIDLRAEWSWSRGTCFFEVLNATNHENVFNLRYSEDYSLKNWYKMIPIMPGFGVRMNF